In the Heptranchias perlo isolate sHepPer1 unplaced genomic scaffold, sHepPer1.hap1 HAP1_SCAFFOLD_60, whole genome shotgun sequence genome, one interval contains:
- the LOC137316792 gene encoding histone H1-like has translation MTDTAAAETAPPAAAAAPPKAPKKKKAVPRPKTTGPPLGEQILKIVADCKDRKGISLAAIKKVLATKGLDVEKLRSQIKLSIKRNVEKGSLVQIKGTGASGSFRFAKKETQAIVVKKVKKQVTKKSPGKKPAAKKTAVKKLTAKKPAVKKSTTKKAAKSPIKKKAAAKKPKTPKTVKAKAKKVEKPRAKPKPKSAKPKKAAGKKK, from the coding sequence atgacagacactgcagccgccgaaacggcacctcctgccgccgccgccgctccacccaaggctcccaagaagaagaaggcggttcccagACCCAAGACCACCGGCCCCCCGTTGGGAGAACAGATCCTTAAGATTGtggcggattgcaaggatcgcaaggggatatccctggccgcgataaagaaggttctggctaccaaaggcctggatgtggagaagctccggtcccagatcaaattaagtatcaagagaaatgtggaaaaaggctccctggtgcagatcaagggcacgggcgcctcgggctccttcagattcgctaagaaggaaacccaggcaatagtggtaaagaaggtgaagaaacaagtgacgaagaaatctcccggaaagaaaccagcggccaaaaaaacagccgtcaagaaattaacggccaagaaaccagcggtcaagaaatcgaccacgaaaaaggcggcgaaatcaccaattaagaagaaagcggcggcgaagaagcccaagacccccaagacagtgaaggcgaaggcgaagaaggtggaaaaaccgagggccaagcccaagccgaagtcagcaaagcctaagaaagcagcgggcaaaaagaagtaa